One window of the Desmospora activa DSM 45169 genome contains the following:
- a CDS encoding protein arginine kinase, with product MSLRRFTQHALSEWMRGEGPQSDIVISSRVRVARNLSGLPFPMLATSSQSAEVVRKVEEALRQEPVHPILRKAELLRMDDLSDLEKRVLVEKHLISPHLAEESRCGAVVLSANEAVSIMINEEDHIRIQCLFPGFQPFEAWRLANELDDWFENTLSYAFNEKSGFLTSCPTNVGTGIRASVMVHLPALAMTQQRNRLFPAITQVGLAVRGIYGEGSEALGNLYQVSNQVTLGQAEEEIIDKLQSVVRQMIEHEKNARRRLMETTRIPLEDRVHRSLGILGHARVISSKEAMERLSDVRLGVDLGILSAVSANVMNELMVKTQPGFLQQHAQMRLDSDERDIRRATMIREHIHKQD from the coding sequence ATGTCACTCCGACGGTTTACCCAACACGCATTGAGCGAATGGATGCGCGGCGAAGGTCCGCAGTCGGATATTGTTATCTCCAGCCGCGTGCGGGTTGCCCGCAATTTGTCTGGCCTTCCGTTTCCGATGTTGGCTACTTCCAGTCAGTCTGCAGAAGTGGTGCGAAAAGTAGAGGAAGCGCTGCGCCAGGAGCCGGTTCATCCCATTCTGCGAAAAGCGGAGCTCTTACGGATGGATGATTTATCCGATCTGGAAAAGCGCGTGTTGGTGGAGAAACATCTCATCAGTCCCCATCTGGCGGAAGAATCGCGCTGTGGAGCGGTGGTCCTCTCTGCGAACGAAGCAGTCAGCATCATGATCAATGAAGAAGATCACATCCGGATTCAATGTCTGTTTCCTGGATTTCAACCTTTTGAAGCATGGCGCTTGGCCAATGAGTTGGATGATTGGTTTGAAAACACGCTTTCTTATGCTTTTAATGAAAAAAGCGGCTTTCTTACCAGCTGCCCCACGAATGTAGGTACCGGGATTCGGGCGTCGGTAATGGTCCATTTGCCGGCGTTGGCGATGACACAGCAGCGCAATCGCCTGTTTCCGGCGATTACGCAGGTAGGTCTGGCGGTGCGAGGGATTTACGGCGAAGGTTCGGAAGCATTGGGCAACCTGTACCAGGTATCCAATCAGGTCACTCTGGGGCAAGCGGAAGAGGAGATCATCGATAAATTGCAGAGTGTCGTCCGCCAGATGATTGAACATGAAAAAAATGCCCGCCGGCGTCTGATGGAAACGACCCGGATTCCATTGGAAGATCGGGTACACCGTTCATTGGGGATCTTAGGCCATGCACGGGTGATCAGTTCCAAAGAAGCGATGGAACGACTCTCCGACGTGAGATTGGGTGTCGATCTCGGCATCTTGTCGGCAGTTTCCGCCAATGTGATGAATGAATTGATGGTAAAGACACAACCCGGATTTTTGCAACAACACGCCCAGATGCGGTTGGATTCGGATGAAAGAGACATCCGGCGGGCGACGATGATTCGGGAACATATCCATAAGCAGGATTGA
- a CDS encoding aromatic acid exporter family protein, with protein MEGTVLGKKRELRFKIGYRTIKTAVGVGFSVWIARELGLESYTMAGVITMLCIQPTIKRSINTALSRLLCGLLAMLVSGLVFTLVGYNIPAVILFFLAVIPLATRLNVQEGLVISAVVVFHVFLYEQWTWSFFFNEMILILIGVVTALILNLHMPNLQKRMNRMKKEIDQALTKTLLLVAQGIREGESSGYEQELDRLKEMLQQAERLGRSDVENHLFRGEGSFQHYLDVRTQQFYGLERMEPLLRSLRGRDPHGAPIAQLLENWIKGRNHSTKPDRELHSMEELALLYERFRNDALPASREEFETRSALYQLMREWSQYLRWEQKL; from the coding sequence ATGGAGGGAACCGTTCTGGGAAAAAAACGGGAGCTTCGATTTAAAATTGGATACCGAACGATAAAGACGGCGGTGGGAGTCGGCTTTTCCGTGTGGATAGCGCGGGAACTGGGATTGGAATCGTACACGATGGCGGGCGTCATCACCATGTTGTGTATCCAACCGACTATTAAACGTTCCATCAATACCGCGCTGTCACGCCTTCTATGCGGATTGTTGGCTATGTTGGTCAGTGGGTTGGTCTTTACCCTCGTCGGTTACAACATACCTGCGGTGATTCTCTTTTTTCTGGCGGTCATCCCGTTGGCTACCCGCCTCAATGTGCAGGAAGGTCTTGTGATCAGTGCCGTTGTCGTTTTTCACGTATTTTTATATGAACAATGGACTTGGTCCTTCTTCTTCAATGAGATGATTTTAATCCTGATCGGTGTAGTGACGGCCTTAATCCTCAATTTGCACATGCCCAATTTGCAAAAGCGAATGAATCGCATGAAAAAAGAGATCGATCAAGCACTGACGAAGACGCTGCTGTTGGTGGCACAAGGCATACGCGAAGGGGAAAGCAGTGGATATGAGCAAGAGTTGGATCGTTTGAAAGAGATGTTGCAACAGGCGGAACGACTGGGGCGTTCCGATGTGGAGAATCATCTGTTTCGAGGCGAGGGATCGTTTCAACATTATCTGGATGTGCGTACACAGCAGTTTTACGGGTTGGAACGGATGGAGCCGTTGCTTCGATCGTTGCGAGGGCGGGATCCGCATGGAGCACCGATTGCACAGCTGTTGGAAAATTGGATAAAAGGGCGCAATCACAGCACCAAGCCCGATCGGGAACTTCACTCGATGGAAGAGCTGGCGCTCTTATATGAACGTTTTCGCAATGATGCGCTACCTGCCTCCCGAGAGGAATTTGAAACCCGCTCCGCGCTCTACCAACTGATGCGTGAATGGTCGCAATATCTGCGGTGGGAACAAAAATTGTAA
- a CDS encoding UvrB/UvrC motif-containing protein: protein MQCQECGKRPATLHYTKIINGEKTEFHLCDSCARDKGEQMPGFDGGFSIHHLLSGLLNMEPSVAEGKPRGQTEAPSVLRCPTCGLTYNQFSKIGRFGCSNCYQAFGERLEPLFRRVHGNTSHRGKVPQRTGGKLKLRREIEQLRGELSKRIQNEEFEEAARLRDHIRSLQEKLQG, encoded by the coding sequence ATGCAGTGCCAGGAATGCGGAAAGCGTCCCGCTACCCTCCACTACACCAAAATTATCAATGGGGAAAAGACGGAGTTTCATCTGTGCGATAGTTGTGCCCGCGACAAAGGCGAACAGATGCCGGGCTTTGACGGTGGATTTTCGATTCATCATTTATTGTCCGGATTGCTCAATATGGAGCCTTCTGTCGCTGAAGGGAAACCGCGGGGCCAAACAGAAGCTCCTTCTGTCTTGCGCTGTCCCACCTGCGGTCTGACATACAATCAGTTTAGCAAAATTGGACGATTTGGCTGTAGTAATTGCTACCAAGCTTTTGGCGAACGTTTGGAACCCTTGTTTCGGCGGGTGCACGGCAATACTTCCCATCGGGGGAAGGTGCCGCAGCGCACCGGAGGAAAGTTGAAACTGCGCCGCGAAATTGAACAGTTGCGGGGTGAGTTATCCAAACGAATACAAAATGAAGAATTTGAAGAGGCGGCACGGTTGCGAGATCATATTCGCTCGCTTCAGGAAAAATTGCAAGGGTAG
- a CDS encoding ATP-dependent Clp protease ATP-binding subunit: MMFGRFTERAQKVLALAQEEAARLGHGNIGTEHILLGLVREGEGIAAKALMGLGLGLEKIQKEVESLIGRGQGQTADIAYTPRAKKVIELSMDEARKLGHTYVGTEHILLGLIREGEGVAARVLNNLGVSLNKARQQVLQLLGSSEAVSSHQSAGNGANTPTLDSLARDLTASAEEDNLDPVIGRSKEIERVIQVLSRRTKNNPVLIGEPGVGKTAVAEGLAQKIVDGETPETLRGKRVMTLDMGTVVAGTKYRGEFEDRLKKIMDEIRQAGNVILFIDELHTLIGAGGAEGAIDASNILKPALARGDLQCIGATTLDEYRKYIEKDAALERRFQPITVEEPSADEAFQILQGLRDRYEAHHRVKITDEAIDQAVKLSDRYITERFLPDKAIDLVDEAASKVRLSSYTVPPELKEMEQKLEEVRKEKDAAVQSQEFEKAASLRDREQKLREELESTRNRWKADQGKTDSQVTGEDIAEVVASWTGIPVKKLAEEESERLLKMEEILHQRVIGQDEAVRSVARAIRRARAGLKDPKRPIGSFIFLGPTGVGKTELARALAESMFGDEGAMIRIDMSEYMEKHTTARLVGAPPGYVGYDEGGQLTEKVRRKPYSVVLFDEVEKAHPEVFNVMLQVLEDGRLTDGKGRTVDFRNTVIIMTSNVGADMIRKNARLGFATGQTDTDEYETMKQNVMEELKKSFRPEFLNRIDDLIVFHSLKEEHLEEIVSLMSGDLRKRLKEQEIDFVLSEAATRYLAKAGFDPTYGARPLRRAIQKHIEDRLSEELLKGNIKYGDTIEIDEKDGELTVTRTALSHSAQS; encoded by the coding sequence ATGATGTTTGGACGATTTACAGAACGGGCGCAAAAAGTGTTGGCGCTGGCCCAGGAAGAAGCAGCCCGCTTAGGGCATGGCAATATCGGCACCGAACATATTCTGCTGGGGTTGGTGCGGGAAGGGGAAGGAATTGCGGCCAAAGCGCTGATGGGATTGGGTCTCGGTTTGGAAAAGATCCAGAAAGAAGTGGAATCCCTGATAGGGCGCGGACAGGGACAAACAGCTGATATCGCCTATACCCCCCGAGCGAAAAAAGTGATTGAGCTATCGATGGACGAAGCCCGTAAACTGGGTCATACCTATGTGGGCACCGAACACATCCTCCTGGGATTAATCCGGGAGGGAGAAGGGGTGGCCGCCCGCGTCCTCAACAACTTGGGTGTCAGCCTTAACAAAGCGCGCCAACAAGTACTACAATTGTTGGGCAGTTCGGAAGCGGTCAGTTCCCATCAGAGTGCCGGCAATGGGGCCAATACACCGACACTGGACAGTCTGGCCCGTGATTTGACTGCCTCCGCCGAGGAGGATAATCTGGATCCCGTAATTGGACGCAGTAAGGAGATTGAGCGGGTGATCCAGGTATTATCCCGGCGTACCAAAAACAACCCTGTATTGATCGGGGAGCCTGGTGTCGGGAAAACAGCAGTTGCTGAAGGCTTGGCGCAGAAGATCGTCGACGGGGAAACGCCGGAAACCCTGCGAGGCAAACGGGTGATGACCCTGGATATGGGGACCGTTGTCGCCGGTACCAAATACCGGGGTGAATTTGAGGATCGGTTGAAAAAGATCATGGATGAGATCCGACAAGCGGGTAACGTCATCCTATTTATCGATGAGTTGCACACCTTGATCGGAGCCGGTGGCGCAGAAGGGGCGATCGATGCCTCCAATATTCTCAAACCGGCGCTGGCTCGGGGTGACCTACAGTGCATCGGTGCCACCACCTTGGATGAGTATCGTAAATACATCGAGAAGGATGCCGCTTTAGAGCGCCGCTTCCAACCGATTACCGTGGAAGAGCCGTCGGCGGACGAAGCGTTTCAGATTTTGCAGGGATTACGGGATCGCTATGAAGCGCATCATCGGGTGAAGATTACCGATGAGGCGATTGATCAAGCGGTAAAGCTGTCGGACCGGTATATCACCGAGCGCTTTTTGCCGGATAAAGCGATTGATCTGGTCGATGAAGCAGCCTCTAAGGTGCGCCTCTCCTCCTATACCGTGCCACCAGAACTAAAAGAGATGGAACAGAAGCTGGAAGAAGTGCGCAAGGAAAAGGATGCCGCTGTGCAGAGCCAGGAGTTTGAAAAAGCGGCTTCACTGCGGGACCGGGAACAGAAGTTACGGGAGGAGCTGGAATCCACCCGCAATCGTTGGAAAGCGGATCAAGGCAAGACGGATTCGCAAGTAACCGGGGAGGATATCGCCGAAGTAGTAGCCAGCTGGACCGGTATCCCGGTGAAAAAGCTGGCTGAAGAGGAATCGGAGCGGCTGCTAAAAATGGAGGAGATCTTGCACCAGCGGGTCATTGGGCAGGATGAAGCCGTCCGTTCCGTCGCCAGGGCGATCCGGCGAGCCCGTGCCGGTCTAAAAGATCCCAAGCGACCGATTGGCTCCTTTATTTTCCTTGGCCCTACCGGCGTGGGGAAAACCGAACTGGCGCGAGCGTTGGCGGAGTCGATGTTTGGCGATGAAGGTGCTATGATTCGCATCGATATGTCGGAGTATATGGAGAAGCATACTACTGCCCGTTTGGTCGGGGCCCCGCCGGGATATGTCGGCTATGATGAAGGTGGGCAACTGACGGAAAAAGTGCGTCGCAAACCTTACTCCGTCGTCCTATTCGATGAGGTGGAAAAAGCACATCCCGAAGTATTTAATGTGATGCTGCAAGTGCTGGAAGATGGTCGTCTCACCGATGGCAAAGGGCGCACCGTCGACTTCCGCAACACGGTGATCATCATGACCTCCAACGTCGGTGCCGATATGATCCGCAAAAACGCCCGACTCGGCTTTGCTACCGGTCAGACGGACACTGATGAATATGAGACGATGAAACAGAATGTGATGGAAGAGCTGAAGAAAAGCTTCCGTCCTGAATTTCTCAATCGAATCGATGACTTAATCGTCTTCCACTCCTTAAAAGAGGAACACTTGGAAGAGATCGTCTCCTTGATGTCCGGCGACCTGCGCAAACGCTTAAAGGAACAGGAGATTGATTTTGTCCTCTCGGAAGCAGCTACACGCTATCTGGCCAAGGCCGGATTTGATCCCACTTATGGGGCGCGACCACTTCGGCGAGCGATCCAGAAGCATATCGAGGATCGGCTGTCGGAAGAATTGCTGAAGGGTAACATTAAATACGGCGACACCATTGAAATTGATGAAAAAGACGGGGAGCTGACAGTGACGCGCACAGCCCTCAGCCATTCCGCTCAGTCGTAA
- a CDS encoding MgtC/SapB family protein — MEDSIWVISYGETSIRLLIATALGGLIGWERERNNHPAGFRTHILVCVGSTLIMLISIYGFAPFMAESQVRFSPDRIAAQVVSGIGFLGAGTILRQGYTVSGLTTAASLWVVAGIGLAVGCGLHFEAALTTVIALISLELLNRAEGILFHRRRLKVVRIQAVDQPGLLGELATAMGQMEISIRQVQVDEGGESEVEIIFTLRFPPDKQIPEMIEAVRGVSGVKSVHVD; from the coding sequence ATGGAAGACAGCATTTGGGTGATCTCCTATGGAGAGACGTCGATTCGGTTACTGATCGCAACTGCTCTAGGCGGTTTGATCGGGTGGGAACGGGAGCGAAACAACCATCCAGCCGGATTTCGTACGCATATTCTGGTTTGTGTGGGATCGACTTTAATCATGTTGATCTCCATTTATGGCTTTGCTCCGTTTATGGCGGAATCCCAGGTACGCTTTTCTCCAGATCGAATTGCAGCACAGGTGGTGAGCGGAATCGGCTTTTTGGGAGCGGGAACGATTCTGCGCCAGGGATATACCGTTAGCGGACTTACGACTGCCGCATCACTGTGGGTGGTAGCGGGAATCGGGTTGGCGGTGGGGTGTGGACTTCATTTTGAAGCAGCGTTGACCACGGTAATCGCTTTGATCAGTTTGGAGTTATTAAACCGGGCGGAAGGCATTCTCTTTCACCGCCGTCGACTAAAAGTGGTACGAATTCAGGCTGTGGATCAGCCGGGTTTACTGGGAGAATTGGCGACGGCGATGGGTCAGATGGAAATCTCTATTCGGCAAGTACAGGTGGATGAAGGTGGAGAGTCAGAGGTGGAAATTATTTTTACACTACGCTTTCCGCCGGACAAACAGATTCCGGAAATGATTGAAGCGGTGCGGGGGGTATCCGGTGTAAAAAGTGTCCATGTCGATTGA
- a CDS encoding alkaline phosphatase, whose product MWKKWTSITLAIALLVSVFAVSLSGDAEAVKQKPAKGAVKNVIFMIPDGFNASYATNYRWFKGSDAVWDDMLVGMMKTYSNDTKVTDSAAAGTAMATGVKTDNGKISVDPEGNELKTILEAAVEVDKSTGLVATSTITHATPAVFASHVASRADEADIAPQMLERVDVMLGGGKQYFQPESKGGKQKEDLIATAQEDGYQLLEDKDQLKKAKSDKLLGLFADDAMAPEQQREETNEPSLQEMTDTAIQTLNKNDNGFFLMVEGSQIDWAGHAHDAAWAMHDTAAFEKAVKSAIDFAKKDGNTLVVVAGDHETGGMSVGGYGQYAANPEILRDVKATGERMAEELNQDRSNAKEVLKQYANIEISDKQAKQIQDATKPVDAINAVVSEHALVGWTSSQHTGVDVPLYAYGPGSNLFSGLQDNTDLPKLMAKAMKIKFKQK is encoded by the coding sequence ATGTGGAAAAAATGGACAAGCATCACACTGGCGATCGCATTGCTCGTTTCTGTGTTCGCCGTTTCCCTTTCTGGTGATGCGGAAGCGGTAAAGCAAAAACCGGCAAAAGGTGCGGTTAAAAACGTCATCTTCATGATCCCTGACGGTTTTAACGCTTCTTATGCCACCAATTACCGCTGGTTCAAAGGTTCTGACGCCGTGTGGGACGACATGCTTGTCGGCATGATGAAAACTTATTCCAACGATACGAAAGTGACGGATTCCGCCGCTGCCGGGACGGCGATGGCTACCGGCGTGAAGACCGACAACGGCAAAATCAGCGTAGATCCTGAAGGCAATGAACTAAAAACGATCTTGGAAGCTGCAGTTGAAGTAGACAAATCGACCGGACTGGTTGCCACTTCTACCATCACTCATGCTACTCCGGCGGTATTCGCATCCCATGTGGCCTCCCGTGCCGACGAAGCGGATATTGCACCGCAAATGCTGGAGCGGGTGGACGTGATGTTGGGTGGAGGCAAGCAATATTTCCAACCTGAATCCAAAGGCGGCAAGCAAAAAGAAGACTTAATCGCAACCGCACAAGAAGACGGTTATCAACTGCTTGAGGATAAAGATCAACTGAAAAAAGCGAAATCCGACAAATTGTTAGGTCTGTTTGCTGATGATGCAATGGCTCCGGAACAACAACGCGAGGAAACAAATGAGCCCAGCCTGCAAGAAATGACGGATACAGCGATACAAACCCTGAACAAAAACGACAACGGCTTCTTCCTGATGGTGGAAGGCAGCCAGATCGACTGGGCGGGCCACGCTCATGATGCCGCATGGGCTATGCATGATACCGCCGCTTTTGAAAAAGCGGTCAAATCCGCGATCGACTTCGCTAAGAAAGACGGCAACACCCTGGTTGTGGTAGCTGGTGACCATGAAACCGGTGGGATGTCCGTGGGCGGTTACGGACAATACGCAGCCAACCCGGAAATCCTGCGTGATGTCAAAGCCACCGGAGAACGGATGGCGGAAGAGCTAAACCAAGATCGCAGCAATGCCAAAGAAGTATTGAAACAATACGCCAACATCGAGATCAGCGATAAACAAGCGAAACAGATCCAAGACGCGACCAAACCGGTAGACGCGATTAACGCGGTGGTAAGCGAACATGCCTTGGTTGGTTGGACATCCTCTCAACACACCGGTGTAGACGTACCTCTGTACGCCTACGGCCCCGGTTCCAACCTTTTCAGCGGACTGCAAGACAATACCGACCTGCCCAAGCTGATGGCCAAAGCGATGAAAATCAAGTTTAAACAAAAATAA
- a CDS encoding CtsR family transcriptional regulator — MSSISDIIEGYLIKTLREAPSGTIQVKRSELADLFQCVPSQINYVISTRFTVEKGYLVESKRGGGGYIRIRKVRFATPKAHYDVLLRMIGNQLSQSAAEDLITRLREEDWMTVREAYMVKKLVSREVLDLPVSVRDHIRARMLRSIVTTLFANKGE, encoded by the coding sequence ATGTCGAGTATCTCAGACATCATCGAAGGATATTTAATTAAAACATTACGGGAGGCTCCCTCCGGCACGATCCAAGTGAAACGGAGTGAGTTGGCGGACTTGTTTCAGTGCGTCCCTTCCCAGATTAACTATGTGATTAGCACCCGCTTTACAGTGGAAAAAGGGTATCTAGTGGAAAGCAAACGGGGCGGTGGCGGTTATATCCGCATCCGAAAGGTTCGTTTTGCTACTCCCAAAGCGCATTATGATGTACTCCTCCGCATGATCGGCAACCAATTGAGCCAGTCTGCCGCCGAAGATTTGATTACACGTCTGCGGGAGGAAGATTGGATGACGGTGCGAGAAGCGTATATGGTGAAAAAGTTGGTTTCGCGCGAGGTACTGGATTTGCCGGTATCGGTGCGAGACCATATACGGGCGCGCATGTTGCGTTCCATCGTGACCACGCTATTCGCCAACAAAGGAGAGTGA
- a CDS encoding HelD family protein → MVSEQSYHEEQRQLERTLKQMREILEYRSKKPRYVGNDVTEQILDEMNEKTKQELKRALNEPYFGRLNFQEEGKAEVQPYYIGKVGVMDHDSNHPIVIDWRAPLASLFYSFNGEEDRTFYEAPDGIVEGSLYLKRNVVIRQQQLLRVVDSFVKGELNLTGADEFLLHKLGDRKDHRLRDIVSTIQQEQNDIIRAPKNTAMIIQGVAGSGKTTVALHRLAYLLYHYRDQLKPERMMIFAPSTMFLDYISAVLPELGVGDIQQRTFEEWALGLLSEEVALSDPASRYYRRFEQPRGVEDGDLKCSSEDGFVTENTASRYKGSIAFKRLLDSYLTCMEEWNTPDRPFEAWENHALSVDTLRRWYEYEYRSYPLYRRKERILARIKRWVESELKAIEDRQRQKDCRKKASQRLRTWSKQWLAQSPSELYRELFLPSKRTPQPMVAVSRQIPEDVRQEMATAFKGKVLEYEDLAPLLYIQFQLFGVEQKQRFDHVVIDEAQDFSPFQVDLMKGLVRENSFTILGDLAQGIHADHGTVDWKQLQELFSEEQTTYHELKQSYRSTMEIIQFANHLLEKTKLAVSKAVPVFRSGEPVQWIHIDPGNKVSILRTWIKQMQKQGYQSMAIVTRTEKGASNIYQDLLENGLETSFIDANRQEYTGGISVIPVYLTKGLEFDAVLLWEVDEHYYRVNEQEAKLLYVGCTRALHQLWIGVGEQPSPLIR, encoded by the coding sequence ATGGTTTCCGAGCAATCCTACCATGAAGAACAACGGCAATTGGAACGGACATTGAAGCAGATGCGGGAGATCCTGGAGTATCGATCAAAAAAGCCGCGTTATGTTGGCAACGATGTAACGGAACAGATTTTGGATGAGATGAACGAGAAAACAAAACAAGAGCTTAAGCGGGCATTGAATGAGCCATACTTTGGCAGGCTTAATTTTCAGGAGGAGGGCAAGGCGGAGGTTCAACCCTACTACATCGGCAAGGTGGGGGTTATGGATCATGACAGCAACCATCCCATCGTGATCGATTGGCGTGCTCCTCTTGCTAGCCTGTTTTACAGTTTTAATGGAGAGGAAGATCGCACTTTTTATGAAGCGCCGGATGGAATCGTAGAAGGAAGTCTGTATTTGAAGCGAAATGTGGTAATCCGGCAACAGCAGTTGCTGCGGGTGGTGGACAGCTTTGTCAAAGGGGAGCTCAATCTGACGGGAGCGGATGAATTTCTGCTCCATAAGCTCGGTGATCGCAAGGATCACCGCTTGCGCGATATTGTTTCTACGATTCAACAGGAACAAAACGATATTATTCGTGCTCCTAAAAATACTGCTATGATTATCCAGGGGGTAGCTGGAAGCGGAAAGACGACGGTGGCCTTACATCGGTTGGCCTACCTTCTCTATCACTATCGCGATCAATTGAAACCAGAACGGATGATGATCTTTGCTCCCAGCACCATGTTTCTCGATTATATCTCCGCTGTTCTGCCTGAGTTGGGTGTGGGTGATATTCAACAGCGTACGTTTGAGGAGTGGGCGTTAGGGTTGTTGTCGGAGGAAGTGGCACTGTCCGATCCCGCTTCACGCTATTACCGCCGCTTTGAGCAGCCGAGAGGGGTGGAAGATGGGGATTTAAAATGTTCCTCCGAAGATGGCTTTGTCACTGAAAATACTGCGTCCCGCTACAAAGGTTCGATTGCTTTTAAAAGGCTGCTCGATTCGTATCTGACCTGTATGGAGGAGTGGAATACCCCGGATCGCCCGTTTGAAGCGTGGGAGAATCACGCACTGTCAGTAGATACCCTGCGCCGTTGGTATGAGTATGAGTACCGCTCCTACCCGCTCTATCGGCGTAAAGAACGGATACTGGCCCGCATCAAACGGTGGGTGGAGAGTGAGTTAAAAGCGATTGAGGATCGGCAGCGGCAAAAGGATTGCAGAAAAAAAGCCAGCCAACGCCTGCGAACCTGGTCCAAACAATGGTTGGCGCAATCGCCTTCTGAACTTTACCGGGAGCTATTCCTTCCATCCAAACGAACTCCGCAACCCATGGTTGCCGTCAGCCGTCAAATCCCGGAGGATGTCAGACAGGAAATGGCCACCGCTTTTAAGGGCAAGGTGTTGGAGTATGAGGATTTAGCCCCGCTTTTGTATATTCAGTTTCAATTGTTCGGTGTGGAGCAAAAGCAACGATTTGATCATGTGGTGATTGATGAAGCACAAGATTTTTCGCCGTTTCAAGTCGATTTGATGAAAGGGTTGGTACGGGAGAACTCCTTTACCATTTTGGGTGACTTGGCCCAGGGAATCCACGCTGATCACGGCACGGTGGATTGGAAGCAGTTGCAGGAGCTGTTTTCAGAGGAGCAAACGACCTATCATGAACTGAAACAGAGTTATCGCTCAACGATGGAAATTATCCAGTTTGCCAATCATCTGCTTGAAAAGACGAAGTTGGCGGTTTCCAAAGCGGTTCCTGTCTTTCGTAGTGGTGAGCCTGTTCAATGGATTCATATCGATCCTGGCAACAAGGTTTCAATTCTCCGGACCTGGATTAAACAGATGCAAAAGCAAGGTTATCAGAGCATGGCGATTGTGACGCGAACGGAAAAAGGGGCGAGCAACATTTATCAGGATTTACTGGAGAACGGGTTGGAAACGTCTTTTATCGATGCCAACCGCCAGGAGTACACAGGGGGAATCTCAGTGATTCCGGTTTATTTGACCAAAGGCTTGGAGTTTGATGCCGTATTGTTGTGGGAGGTGGATGAACACTATTATCGCGTCAACGAGCAAGAGGCAAAACTTCTCTACGTTGGCTGTACACGTGCGCTCCATCAACTGTGGATCGGTGTGGGTGAGCAACCTTCTCCGCTGATTCGTTGA